In Rutidosis leptorrhynchoides isolate AG116_Rl617_1_P2 chromosome 6, CSIRO_AGI_Rlap_v1, whole genome shotgun sequence, the DNA window tggtaccatgggtcgagattaattctgatcaatacgaatacgatggtgtctttatttattttattgagcaactaattgtggaccactaacatcggactgctaactacggactaagaaaatattaaaagtattaaaagtatatgtatatatatatatatatatatatatatatatatatatatatatatatatatatatatatatatatatatgtaacgattacttgaaaagaaaatatgttgatatattatatatatggttaggtttgtgatatctatcggagaccaagtcgagttaaataccttcaaggcaaaagtgagtatatagtcccacttttaaactctaaatatttcgggatgagaatacatgcattttatgatttacgttatagacacaagtgatcaaaaatacatTCTATGTtgggttgtaccactggcatatttccctgttgcttggtaactactatttacatgcggtattgtaaacgcgaatcctgttgatagatctatcgggcctgacaaccccaaccggactggacgaccagtattcaacggttgcacagtacttcgtttcggtgactacacttggtacagtgtagtaagatttcataataaagggaatatgcgacgttgattaaatgttaagtatggttatcaagtgcttaacaacttagaatatttttattaaaacgtttatatatgaaatcttgtggtctatatttctaacgctgccggcattaaacctatatctcatcaactttatgttgacgttttaagcatgtttattctcaggtgataattaaaagcttctgctgcatcatgttgaatttaagcaggatttggagtatgcatatttgtgtcaaaaataaaactgcatatcggaggatttgtaatgtaaaatatgttggaaatcgtattgttatcatcacatgtaatgtttttaaggctaagattatcgctaaatgataattattattatgttgtttaaaccttgtatttaaaTAAAAGttaaggtttgtattgtaaaaacgaatgcagttttctttgaaaaatgtcgcatatagaggtcaatacctcgcgatgaaatcatatgttattatattggtccttatggtttaggacgggttatgacaatatatatatatatatatatatatatatatatatatatatatatatatatatatatatatatatatatatatatatatattatttatttatttatttatttatttatacaatgcCCAAATTCATACAAACGGGCCGCAAGTAAAAAGGGCTAATAACACATAAACCATAAAATACAAGTATGGGCAACGAGTTTTGGGTCACCAGAAAACCGAGCATTCCGTACAAAAAGTCCACTTTTACCTATTAAAACTCAAGTCAAAACCAACAAATGAGTCACGAGCTAAATGGGTAAATAATACATTTTATGCACACTTGAACATATACATACACTTATATAATCATATAAGTTAATGAAATGGTTCAAAGAGAAAATGGGCGAAACCTCATTACTCCTTAATTAGCAAGATCGATTCTGGGTCCCAACGGGTAAACTAAACTATCACACGCACCAAAAGATGAAAACAACCGCCACCAACAGTCACCGCTGGCCACCGGCAGCGGCGGCAGCCGCCCAGAAATAGCAGCAGCCTTAGCTGCTGCCCTTTCCCATGATTCGCCCAAAAATGTTGTTTTATGCAATTAGGACCCAATTCAAGTCAAATACACACCCACAAACAATTACTAGCAAATTATTCAACTTAACTTAGCATAATTCAAGCAATATCATCACTAGATTCAAGGATTCAAGCATAATTGCATCTTTATAAAAAGACTAGCATAAACCCTAAATTAATATAAAAGAATCACAAAAAGGAAGACAAACCTTGATAGATGCTAGAGATGAACACAATTAGATTTTAGGAGCTTGCAATTCTTCCAAGTTCACCATTAATCAAAAACTAGGGTTCATGGTTGTGATGGTGGTTCGTGATATACCCaacaagagagagagagtgagagagagagagaaagcgaGGGAGAGGAGAAAACCACCATTTCAAGCTTGCAATTATGTTTACTTCATTATCTTTATCAATTTAGGAATTAGGGTtcttgtatatgtgtgtgtatatgtcaaTTAGACCAAGAGGGGAGAAAGAGACCTGAGTACAGTACAAATACAAATAAATTAAAGGGGGCGGTTTTTTTGTCTATTAAATGGATATTAAACCCATACCCAATAATACACGGGTATTTAATTATTTAACTATTACCTGAAAACTTACGTACCTCAATAGATGGTTATCACAAAGTTCAAATTTAACAAACAAACATATTCTGTGACTCTTGCCACGAACTGgttttaactaaataataaaataattataatcatataattaaaataaaagcatataaaacgCACATAATAATTCCTAAGGGCAAAAGGTAAATTTCACCTAGGCCCGACACTAGGATGTTACAcggccagggcctcatacgatgtctacaattcgagtttcagaaagggtctagttacggtttactaaatcagtttctgcaTGCGCATCAGTTTTAGAAACATTCTCATTTAAAATCAAAAATAGCTTttaacgaacggccaattggaTCTTACTCCGGACACTTCAATGTTTCAGTGGTAAAATAACCAAGACTTTCatatagccaatttgtacagttaatTCAAGGAAGTCATACCCTCAATTTTTGAACAATAATCAGACATGTCATTTGGTGGTGCATATAACTCATGGCAAATCACTTTTTTTCAGAAGCTAGCATGAAAATGAGATATACTTAGGaacatataaaatatcatattccaaaagatcaaagtctcaatcatCTTACAATTCATGTTAGGTCATTTCCTATGACTAAGAAAACAGTTTCAGCTCACTAGAAAATACAAATTTTCATTTTGACACACCGAGaccattacaaaagcttttgacgcaaatATTAAGTCCAACTTGCATGATTTTTAACAAGGATTACAATTGTACACATTTAAAGAGCTAATTCACAAAGCACATAATCCAGAAAATTCGTACATCATGCAAAACCCTAATGACAACTTCGTTtaatcataacttgagcatacgataactaaAACATgtgaaatcaaagtccaaacttattaattttttgagatctatccatctagatataATACAAAATCAATACATAAACCAATTTGATCAGATTCATAAtatacaaattcgtgattcatagcaACGACAATAATTGAGCAGTTTAACGACAACTCTATCGCatgtaattgagcactagacatcaatacactatgtaattgacataAAAAATGATCTAATAAAATTAGGGTTATGAATTATACCTCAATCGATCAATTAATTTATACTATCGCGTAGAGGATGATCAAGGCTATCACTTTCGTGTAAAACGCAAGAGCAAATAATCAAAATTGAatggaggatgatgatgatgattatgaagtcGATGATGGGAGGGTTTGGGGACTGATTTGAGTCATGGCTTTAGGGTTAGAGTGAAAGAGTTGGGATTAATTGCCTTTTTATACTAATTCCTTAATTAGGTTAGGGCTTAAATCACTAGTTAGCAACATGGGCTCAATTAGAAGACCAATAAGAGTGGGGATGGGGGATTTCAGCCATGGCCCACATGGGAGGGAGGTCATGGGCCCTTTTGGTCTAGCTAGCAACTCTATTGTGTAACCCAGTGAGTGTCGTTGAACGAAACCGCAAACCGGAACGTTAACCGAGCGTTATAGCGAATTCTAcgcgttttaaatttataaaacttctaataaattaaatgtatctttaaagcataataattatataaaataattattaaaagtgaattgcCAATCGTTTCGTTGTCTTAAAGACGTTTTCTGGTTTTCACTAACCGTACGTCTTTCTTGCGTTTTTTAAGTTTCTCGCATACTCCTAAACCAAAGTTTGAAATCAAGTATTATGTAGCACATATTAAAAATAGCATTTTCTAATAAAAATGTTCCGGCGTATAAATTCATAGAATATAACTAACagtcgttaagtatttaacggaaaagttaacggaaaaagtcgggttgttacagaggTGAAGACCTTCCATGACTATAATAAATAAGAATGGACTAAGCGGGTCTCCCTGTCTCAATCCCCTTTTAAGGGTGAATTCACGTGACGGGCTGCCATTAATTAGGACCGGAGTTCTAGCATGATAAAGACACCCTTTTATCCATGAACACCATTGATGAGTAAAACCGAGagtgttaagcatgaaaagaaGATAGTCCCAGTTGACTGAGTCATACGCTTTCTCGAAATCGACCTTGAAAAGAATCATCTTCTTATTCTTTTTTTTTGTAACATGATATTATCTCGCTCAACATTAGCGGTCCATCAAGAATCTGTCGCCCTTCGATAAACCCCGATTGAACCGGATTAATAATCTTGGTAATAACTCCTTGTAAACGTTTTGTTAAAATTTTCGTTACCACTTTATAAAAGCAACCAACCAAAGAGATAGGGAGAAAATCCTTAAGTAACATAGCATTAGAAACCTTCAGAATCAATGAGAAAAATGCCGAGTTTGCACCTCGGGGCATAATACAAGAGGAAAAAACCTCTAACATCCCTGCAAAAATCAAAACTGAATAAGTCCCAAAAATGTTTTAGGAAACGAAACGAGTGACCCAAGAGCCTTCGAACTACCACAACTCCAAACTGCTTGTTTAATCTCTTCATCATCAACATATTTGTCTAGCGCATCTACATCATCAGTAGCCAATCGGGACTTTGGGACAAGGTTACCGAAATTTGCAACATAATGTTGCTGATCAAAACGATTTTCAAAAAATTCCACAAACTTGTTTTTAATTGCATCAGGCTCGTCAAACCAAACTCCCTCAACCAATACTCCATGAGTTTGTTGAATACGTCTTTTATGTTTTAGAAAAGCATGGAAAAATTTGGAGTTTTCATCTCCTTCGACGTCCCACTTAACACAAGCTTTTTGAACCGTGTCGAAATTAATGATTCTCATAATGTCATCCTTTTCTGAATTGAGCGAGTGTCTCATATTAATTTCATCAAAACTAGCATTTCCCGTATCAATTAACACGTCAAGTTCTATGATCTTTTCCTTAATCTCATTTAGGCGAATGGTTTCATTTGATCTTGACGAATGTATCCAATGTTTAAGGTGCCCTTTTAACaatcttaatttagcaacaatatcCATATCAACATCAACCTTAATGATCTTCCAAGCACTACGAACAATGAGATCTAAATCAGGACAAGCGAACCAAGAGTCAAAAATCTTAAAGTATGTAGGGCCAAAGTCAACCTTTTCTTGAAACAAAAAAAGCGGGGAATGATCCGACCATCCCGGGGGAGGACTAGACTTTTAAAGCATCAATAacattaaaaacattattattagtaacaagGAAACGATCAATCTTACTTAATTCGCTGCCCGATTTGTTACGCCAAGTAAACTGAAGACCACCTAACGGGACGTCCACCAACATATTACTATTGATAAACTCGTTAAAAATTCTGGCATCATATATATTTGAGGTTCAAATGAAACAAAAAAAGTATAACTGTGGAAATTGTTTGGCAAATTCTCAATGTTACTTTTGCAAATAAATTTATATTTCACGTAAAATTGGTTTGTGAAGATTTGAACATTTCATATTATGTATAATAAACAATAATATAATATGGTGGATTTTAACTTTTTGGTAGGATCCAACTTAGGGTACTGCAACCCAGATTCACTCTCATTatttactaattaaattaaatgaaaATATAGTTCAATAATTATAAATGTATTGGATTAAGAAGGTGCATGTATGAGCTAAATTAGTATTTTAATAAGATGACTAAATGTGTGGCCGACGATATTGTGTGTAAATTTTTATACATTGGGGATTGGGGATGGAGATTATTGATTTGTTGACTTGTGAAGTTAACCCACCCAAATGATTATATTTACAATATATGAAGCCTTATGTACAACCATATAATAAAATACCCACATGACTATATAtgtaaactttaaaacaaattgtacaatcttttacaaaacactccatgaaaacatttataaattttgaagcatattatacaaccttcatataataattgtattttaatttgtgataaatttcaagaggcatttgatattactaatgattattattaaaaatattaatactcaatttttgagcgaactttattattattattattattattattattattattattattattattattattattattattattattattattattattattaatatttataattataattataattataattataattataattataattatattattattattattcaaattcaaatataaGTTCTctatacgagattaattacgttatatatgtatccaAAATACACATCTCAATAAAAGGTtgtgttgggggagaatgtgggttaacatgggattatacttaataacaatactaatctatatcaatgacaataagtgttttgatgatgacatatgcacatgaCTAAAGGTGATGGTAGATATTTTGACATAAATCAGCAAGTTCACTAATTCATACTTGATCGAGCAAAAGACCAAAAAGCAAAGAAAGCCTAAAAAGAGAAAGAAGGAACACGGCTGAACCACGGTCGACCacaggtcagaccgtggagaccTGGACCCAGATTTGTGAAATTAGGGATGCATGGTCGACTCCACGActgaccgtgggtcgaccgcagaaaCTCACTGTCCGGTTTTTGAtcaaaaaatgtttgaccactttcgggcatctataatttatgaatccTGTTCGGacatgcttaggatagttgccttcttcattcccaaaggagttttggtcactagaacactaatcttgtttaatcacgcctaatgacaccttaatgacgattaagcctaGATTAAGGATAAAACATAAGTGTTATagtaaaacatgtacatctaaaatgtatttagacattcttaggatggtcgctaagtcccaaccaagaattgctctttccttgtacatgtgttggatattaatgtatacttatacattaatcttgcaatttCCACTTCGCAATTAAAATTTACTTGTCTTAGTTTAATGCTATGTTGTGCTTAAATCTAAGATTACTTTAATGATATCTTGCTAGTCCttatatgaatattacttgactacttgttaaTAGTACATGTATACTATTTGACTAAGTGCTAAAATGCTAAGTGATAAGTAGTAAGTtaatatgcatatatgaatatatatatatatatatatatatatatatatatatatatatatatatatatatatatatatatatatacacgtatagatatatatatgtatatatatatatatatatatacgtatagatatatatatatgtatatatatatatacgtatatatatatatgtatatgtatatatatatatatatatatatatatatatatatatatatatatatatatatatatatatatatatatatatatatatatatatatatatcaaacttgtaTTGCTATGTGGAACTAGATGGAACTAGTACTTGAACTACTTCATTATATGCATATGCTACTTGGACTAATTGcaaaatgtcataatctagtaaacttaaaagATAATGAAATATTAACACctataggtttgcttaagtctaaaattaagtttatgaatgagtttaaacttgattaacttgatgtcttactacatgcttaatttgtcaagacatcattaacacacttaattaattaaaaacaagtttaaattttaataatagcatgctttgtgattaaagtggatTTGTGTCATCAattacatgttgaccaaccaatagagatttagcaaacGTGTTAATGACAAATAAATGATTATGACACAACTAAGATTAACGATTATCATGTCTTGTATCCAAGAATATTAGTCTTTCCTCTTTAaacatgataagtcactatcaaagcaatccatccaaggtaaatgaacattaaatgcatatagtacttgtataggatgttgagtatctttttgcaggtgttaaatgaagtaaagtgtccaagaagtgatgtccaaaactgattcaaacggctatacaatggatacatattttggactggagcacgtgtTGTCAACCCGCGATCGACCGTGAGCTGAGCTGCAGACATGGCTGacctttttatctctccatataaatagcaagacttggagaactttgtaGACTTGGACCTCTTACAAACAACAACTCaaattcatcagagaatcacaagaacataatacttctacatatgtttgtgatttagtaagagaagttttataatctcatagattataaaaggggtcattgtaaacttactttcaaattattatctttgtgagtttacatagtgatGTAATAattcttagaattgtcttaggattatcatcaCTAGAAAAGGGAGGTTCTTGTACTTTGTAAATGggggcatatgctagcttagctatcatcttccttaaagggaactagggagttgattaatatCATTGGaggttaatacttgtccaagttgaagacaagttgatctaagttggaggtaatccttcaaagggatagagggattaggtttgttgtctaaggagaagtacaagacttgtaaattgaaatgtcccgttcatattgattataaacgttccatattaattgatttcgttgcgaggttttgacctctatatgagacgtttttcaaagactgcattcatttttaaaacaaccataaccttcattttatcaataaaggttttaaaaacattacgtagattatcaaataatgataatctaaaatatactgtttacacacgaccattacataatggtttacaatagaaatatattacatcgacatatgtttcttgaatgcagtttttacacaatatcatacaaacatggactccaaatcttgtccttattttagtatgcaacaacggaagctcttaatattcacctgagaataaacatgctttaaacgtcaacaaaaatgttggtgagttataggtttaacctatatatatcaaatcgtaacaatagaccacaagatttcatatttcaatacacatcccatacatagagataaaaatcattcatatggtgaacacctggtaactgacattaacaagatgcatatataagaatatccccatcattccgggacacccttcggatatgatataaattttgaactactaaagcatccgatactttggatggggttcgttaggcccaatagatctatctttaggattcgcgtcaattagtagatcggtttactaattcttaggttaccaagcaaaaggggcatattcggcttcgatcattcacccatataatgtagtttcaattacttgtgtctatttcgtaaaacatttataaaagcagcgcatgtattctcagatatttcctttctcggaaataagacttggccacggatcgattcacgaacctatacaaatatgtgcatatatatcaaagtaagatcaaaatataattacaaccatttttattatgttttaaagatttgagtgtattaagtcagctgtcctcgttagtaacctacaactagttgtccacagttagatgtacagaaataaatcgatataaattatcttgaatcaatccacaacccagtgtatacacgtctcaggctagatcacaactcaaagtatatatatttttggaatcaacctcaaccctgtatagctaactcccacattactgcatatagagtgtctatggttgttccaaataatatatatacatgggtcgatatgatatgtcaaaacattttcatacgtgtctatggtatcccaagattacataatatattagaatacatgtataatacaataagttagctaggatatgatttgtatagatttgttaaacatttcccgtagctaaaaagatcaaaaatatccaatcttgttttacccataacttcttcattttaaaaccgttttgagtgaatcaaattgctatggtttcatattgaactataatttaagaatccaaacaggaaaagtataggtttatagtcagaaatttaagttacatgtcaattactgatagttaaagctaaggggtataaaataccccttaaattttagcaggaaatactattaaatgcgatacaattttacacaagatatttatttatttatagaatggatatacttaaaccttgctacaatacttataggcagtgtacctaatcgtacagtagtgtagtttttagcaagtccggttcgttccacaggaaaaaaaaatctttaaacaaagcttaacgctatattagttttattttataaaaatacaaatatatatatatatatataagtaatattattattataaaggggggtttttaccgtttaatgaccggtttgtcgatttttaaaactttagtcgcagttaaaacctaaatgtaaaatattaaataaataaaagacttaatttaaagcgtaaaataaataacgataatgaaatttcgataaataaaagtgagataattaaaaagtacgataattaaaagtgcaattaaatacaataacaacaaAATAAAGTGcgctaattagaagtgcaattaaatataaaataaaggaaattaaatatgaaataaaagaattatgcttatttaaacttccgtaatcatgatatttgacgtgttgattttagttttatgcccatgggttaattgtcctttgtcctggattatttaatatgtccgtctggtttttgtccataacagtccatcagtcataaatataaagtgcgagtgtcctcgtcaaattatccttatacccgaagttaaatattccaactaattggggacttaaactgtaacaaggttttattactttgtttaataattacaccaggatatcgactgcgtgtaacccaaggttttaatactttgttaccaattatgccaagtgtccttgtacataatttcacccctgttttaataattctaatgactattaatccattcccgtgtccggttaaatgaacgattattcgtacatataaataccccgcccatcgtgtccgatcgagtgtatatggttatttatagggacgtccaattgtaaatctttatattaaaattaacaaactatcatttagttaaacaaatataaagcccattaatagcccatagtctaatttccacaagtgtcgttcttttgtccaaaccccaattatggtacaaagcccaattacccaattttagtaattagcccaacatcatgattacttcattttaaataagcataataataacttagctacgagacattaaattaaaaaggttgaacataacttacaatgattaaaaatagtgtagcgttacacggacagaatttcgacttacacccttacaacattcgctaacatacccttattattaggaattaaaattaaaattaaaattaaaatataaatatatatatatatatatatatatatattacgtatatattgagagagagagatagattaatggatatttttacgatcagaatgcgttgccttttataggaatttttgtccaggtgagctccgcgagtctCGGCCTTTTCCTTCtttaaactccgcaagtcgcggagttcgattttacagctcacaccatttttgagcctttcttgccgacggattattttatatatatatatatatatatatatatatat includes these proteins:
- the LOC139854736 gene encoding uncharacterized protein, translating into MLVDVPLGGLQFTWRNKSGSELNLIVRSAWKIIKVDVDMDIVAKLRLLKGHLKHWIHSSRSNETIRLNEIKEKIIELDVLIDTGNASFDEINMRHSLNSEKDDIMRIINFDTVQKACVKWDVEGDENSKFFHAFLKHKRRIQQTHGVLVEGVWFDEPDAIKNKFVEFFENRFDQQHYVANFGNLVPKSRLATDDVDALDKYVDDEEIKQAVWSCGSSKALGSLVSFPKTFLGLIQF